A genomic window from Halogeometricum borinquense DSM 11551 includes:
- a CDS encoding DUF192 domain-containing protein codes for MTALRDRLGPVILAVFIVASVAAVVVAFNPTVLPGGDQYNRTTVSLISDGERVAEVNVRVADTYEKRYTGLSATESLGTNEGMLFVHDSEGEYSYVMRDMAFPLDIVFIDADGTITAIHHAELPPEGTPDGGLKHYTGTGKYVLEVPYGYTNETGVEVGDTVRIENY; via the coding sequence ATGACCGCCTTACGGGACAGGCTCGGCCCCGTCATACTTGCTGTGTTCATCGTCGCCTCCGTAGCGGCGGTGGTCGTCGCGTTCAACCCGACGGTTCTCCCCGGCGGCGACCAGTACAACCGGACGACTGTTTCTCTCATCTCCGACGGCGAACGGGTGGCCGAAGTGAACGTACGAGTCGCGGATACGTACGAAAAACGGTACACTGGGCTCAGCGCCACCGAATCGCTCGGAACGAACGAAGGAATGCTGTTCGTCCACGACAGCGAGGGCGAGTACTCCTACGTCATGCGTGACATGGCGTTCCCCCTCGACATCGTCTTCATCGACGCAGATGGTACTATCACAGCAATTCACCACGCCGAACTCCCGCCCGAGGGAACGCCGGACGGCGGACTGAAGCACTACACCGGGACCGGCAAATACGTACTCGAAGTCCCGTACGGCTACACGAACGAGACGGGCGTCGAAGTCGGCGATACGGTTCGCATCGAGAACTACTGA
- a CDS encoding DUF7538 family protein, whose translation MSDDADDTGSDTAALAELDGWRAEGFAARVHYRGADDRYSIEYYEPSECVVYWKVKGDGETAVPVGRDTVPNPLRTRIREDLSAAGIDPEIESRQL comes from the coding sequence ATGAGCGACGACGCTGACGACACCGGTTCTGACACCGCCGCCCTCGCCGAACTCGACGGCTGGCGTGCCGAAGGGTTCGCCGCCCGTGTTCACTACCGCGGTGCAGACGACCGGTACAGTATCGAGTACTACGAACCCTCCGAGTGCGTCGTCTACTGGAAGGTGAAAGGCGACGGCGAGACGGCCGTCCCCGTCGGACGCGACACGGTTCCAAACCCGCTCCGGACGCGCATCCGCGAGGATTTATCCGCCGCCGGAATCGACCCCGAGATCGAGTCTCGGCAACTCTAG